From Jeotgalibaca dankookensis, one genomic window encodes:
- a CDS encoding YdhK family protein translates to MRKNKAVVGMLTMSATLLLAACSTETTDNPELIESASTSMGMDSMTSESMSGMEDMVHDDSGEIPTGLKEAENPTYKVGDKVTLMTDHMAGMDGAEATIVGAFDTIAYEVSYNPTNGDERVENHKWVIQEELTNTDMDPLEPGKEAVINAKHMPDMEGATAIIDSAEETTVYMVDYEPTTGEEKVKNHKWLTESELSTLE, encoded by the coding sequence ATGAGAAAGAATAAAGCAGTTGTAGGAATGCTAACTATGTCCGCAACCCTCTTATTAGCAGCTTGCTCTACCGAAACCACAGATAACCCTGAATTAATAGAATCAGCGAGTACTTCGATGGGAATGGACAGTATGACAAGTGAGAGTATGAGTGGTATGGAAGATATGGTGCATGATGATTCTGGTGAAATCCCAACCGGATTAAAAGAAGCAGAAAATCCTACTTATAAGGTTGGTGATAAGGTAACGCTTATGACCGATCATATGGCAGGTATGGATGGCGCAGAAGCTACTATCGTAGGAGCTTTTGATACAATTGCTTATGAAGTTTCTTATAACCCAACAAATGGTGACGAAAGAGTAGAAAATCACAAATGGGTGATTCAAGAAGAACTAACCAATACAGATATGGATCCTTTAGAACCTGGAAAAGAAGCCGTTATAAACGCAAAACATATGCCTGATATGGAAGGTGCAACTGCTATTATAGACTCTGCAGAAGAAACTACTGTCTATATGGTGGATTATGAACCAACCACTGGCGAAGAAAAAGTTAAAAATCATAAATGGTTAACTGAATCAGAATTATCAACACTAGAATAG
- a CDS encoding ring-cleaving dioxygenase, giving the protein MKKTAGIHHITAIVGHPQKNVDFYAGILGLRLIKKTVNFDDPSTYHLYFGNEGGEPGTIITFFPWPDASQGKIGGGQVGVTTYAIPVGALSYWEERLSKFSIVFEKTTRFGETYLQFEDYHGLQLELVERASGQLNNWTFGEVTTDVAIKGFGGSILYSTNPESTMKTLQETMGLEKIAEENDLIRLKSYGEIDNIIDVKKSSLPYGRMGVGTVHHIAWRAEDDQDHLEWQEYVQGKGYGVTEVKDRNYFNAFTLENMVGFYLKLRQIHPVLLMMNPMKPWDKN; this is encoded by the coding sequence ATGAAAAAAACTGCAGGAATTCACCATATTACAGCCATTGTTGGCCATCCTCAAAAAAATGTCGATTTTTATGCTGGCATACTAGGTTTGCGTCTCATTAAAAAAACCGTTAATTTCGATGATCCAAGTACTTATCATTTATACTTTGGTAATGAGGGCGGAGAACCAGGTACTATTATTACTTTTTTCCCGTGGCCTGACGCTTCACAAGGGAAAATTGGTGGGGGTCAAGTTGGTGTGACAACTTATGCAATTCCAGTTGGTGCTCTCTCTTACTGGGAAGAAAGGTTATCAAAATTTTCTATTGTTTTTGAAAAAACAACACGTTTTGGCGAAACCTACCTCCAGTTTGAGGACTACCATGGTTTACAACTGGAATTAGTGGAACGAGCAAGTGGTCAGCTTAATAATTGGACCTTTGGAGAGGTAACAACTGATGTCGCAATAAAAGGATTCGGGGGCTCTATTCTTTATTCCACTAATCCAGAATCTACAATGAAAACATTACAGGAAACCATGGGCTTAGAAAAAATAGCTGAAGAGAATGATCTCATCCGCCTTAAATCTTATGGCGAAATTGACAATATAATTGACGTTAAAAAGAGTTCTCTTCCATACGGCCGTATGGGGGTTGGAACCGTTCATCATATCGCATGGCGGGCAGAAGATGATCAAGATCATCTAGAATGGCAAGAGTATGTTCAAGGAAAAGGATATGGTGTAACAGAGGTAAAGGATCGCAATTACTTTAATGCCTTTACTTTAGAGAATATGGTGGGATTTTATTTGAAATTGCGACAGATACACCCGGTTTTGCTCATGATGAATCCTATGAAACCATGGGACAAGAATTGA
- a CDS encoding DUF305 domain-containing protein — MDKGYKRFFGMILTSAILMYGVMYLNTYQLDHVFFSEMRLYMTILSTAVMAVVMLLFMLHMLKNKKMNIGIIAGSVLVFAVSFFLMRNQTTIDEVDYMQAMIPHHSIAILTSERADIEDPRVRKLADDIIEAQKKEIDEMKELIEELK, encoded by the coding sequence ATGGATAAGGGCTACAAAAGATTTTTTGGGATGATTTTGACTTCCGCGATTCTAATGTATGGGGTGATGTACCTCAATACTTATCAATTGGACCATGTCTTCTTTAGTGAAATGCGACTGTACATGACTATATTATCTACTGCAGTAATGGCAGTCGTCATGCTTTTATTTATGCTCCATATGCTTAAAAATAAAAAAATGAACATCGGTATTATCGCAGGGAGCGTGTTGGTTTTTGCTGTTTCTTTCTTTTTAATGCGTAACCAAACAACTATTGATGAAGTGGACTACATGCAAGCCATGATTCCTCACCATTCAATTGCTATTTTGACAAGTGAACGTGCTGATATTGAAGATCCTCGTGTTAGAAAATTAGCCGATGATATTATTGAAGCACAAAAAAAAGAAATTGATGAAATGAAAGAACTAATAGAAGAACTGAAATAA
- a CDS encoding lipocalin-like domain-containing protein, translating to MEKTFREQVIGTWKLLKYTREDKNGERYYPLGEDATGFLMYTDDGYMSAQLMAQGRSAYTLGELHKGTTEEMAEAARGYHAYSGQYEVDEENQTLYHHMEVSMIPNRLGQVQDRIIVMDGNTITITSKATSSYIVWERAENHSENTL from the coding sequence ATGGAGAAAACTTTTCGAGAACAAGTGATTGGAACGTGGAAGTTACTTAAGTATACGCGGGAAGATAAAAATGGCGAACGCTACTATCCACTTGGTGAAGATGCGACTGGTTTTTTAATGTACACAGACGATGGCTATATGTCTGCTCAATTAATGGCTCAAGGGCGCTCTGCTTATACGCTTGGCGAATTACATAAAGGTACAACGGAGGAAATGGCTGAGGCCGCTCGTGGTTACCATGCTTACTCGGGTCAATACGAAGTTGATGAAGAGAACCAAACTTTATATCACCATATGGAAGTGAGTATGATTCCTAATCGGTTAGGCCAAGTGCAAGATCGTATCATTGTTATGGATGGAAACACCATTACAATTACATCAAAAGCGACATCTTCCTATATTGTTTGGGAACGCGCCGAAAACCATAGTGAAAATACCTTGTAA